The DNA window TGCGGGGCTGCTTCTTGCCACGGGATTCGTGAAGGTAGCGGTCTCGGCTATGTGCGTTAACATGGGCTGGCGCGGAGGGCATCTGTTCCCGCTGATATTCTCCGCGATAGCGATAGGATACGGGCTTGCCTCGGTCATTGGCATCGATCCGGCGTTCTGCCTGTGCGTGTGCTCGGCGGCTCTGATGGGGGCGGCTCTCCGGAAGCCTGTGATGGCGATTCTGCTGCTGTTCCTGTGTTTCCCATTGCAGGGCGCAATAATCATGGCGATCCCGGCGGTCATCGGGGCATATCTGCCTCTGCCCGAGTTCGTCAGGAAGAATCTGTCCGAACGGAACCAATCCTGAATGGATTAGGCGAATGGACTGAGGGCTGAATCAAAGCAAGAAAAACCGAAAATGGTAGCGAGGGGTCGATTTGAACGACCGATCTCCGGGTTATGAGCCCGACGGGATATCCTGGCTACCCTACCTCGCTATGAGGTCCCAAATTAAGTAATCCTATATAACACTAATCCCCGGAAACATTGCATCCACGTTCCCGGGGAAGCTGTTGCGATCGGTTTCAGAAGAATTTCTTGAGGAACATGAGGTCATCCAGTTTCCCTTTGACCTTGATTTTCTTCAGGACGTACGCCTTCATCGGCCTGAGAGTTCCGTTCATGAGCGCGCGGAGATTCTCGACGGTGGTCTCCAAAGTGAGGTCGGACTTTTCCAGGAGTTCCGGTTTGAATTCCGAGATATGGGCGTTCTCGATTTTCATGGAGTATTTCTCTTCGCCGAGATTGATGTTGAGAGTCTTTTTGATGGGCATCAACTCTTTCTTCAATTCCGGGTCGCTTTCGACTTTTCTGTGGAATTTGTCGATGAGAGCTTGCAATTCCTGTTCCATTGTCATTTTCTGTTCACCAATCGCTTAACTTTGTGTTGTATCTTTTGGACAGCATGGCCCTTACGGGCTCCCAGGAGCAGCGCACCTCTTTCGGCGCCTTTCCGTTCTCTTTTATCCATCTCTCAATGAATTCCATGGTGTCGCGGTCGCTCGGATATCCGCTTCCAATATCTTGGCCGAATTCCTTGCGTATGTCTTCCATCATCCTGTCGCGGGTCACTTTCGCGATTATGGATGCTGCAGATACGATGGGGTATGTATCATCCGCTTTATGTTTTGCCGTAACTTCTTTCATCCCGCCGAGGGCCGCGCTGAAGCGAGCGGAAAATCCTTCCTCGTTTATGTCTGGGCAGTCGGCGATGATGGCGTCGGTCGGATGCTTGGAGACGGCTTCGCAGAACATCCTGAGCTCGATCTCGTTCAGGCTGATCGTCTCGCGCAGGCGGTCTATGTCGGCGGCGGAAGCTATGGAGACGGACCATCCGGGGACCGCATCGATTATCTTCCCATACATTTCCTCGCGCTTTTTCGGGGTGAGCTTCTTGGAATCTTTCACTCCTATGTCCAGCAGGGCATCGTCGGATTCAGCGAATACCGCTCCGACAACCAAAGGCCCCATCACAGAGCCCCTTCCCGCCTCGTCCACGCCGCAACGCATCATGTTGCCGTCGCCACGCTGAAGATATAGATTATCTTTTTCTATGGGCAGTTTTCCTACAAATAATGTAGTTGGACAACGCTTAATTAGACAGGCGACGTATGGCTCCCCATTATGGCATTGAAATGCGATCTCCAATACGGCAGAGGGGAAGCCGGATTCAAACTTACGCGCGTGGGTGTGAAAGGCGTGCGCAAACCCGTCATCGTCAAAAGGGATGGTGTCGGCAGGGCGCTGAACAACGCCCTCAACTGTTCCATAGACATCACCGTCGATCTTCCTGCCAGCCAGAAAGGCTCGCACATGTCCAGGAACGTCGAGGTGCTCAACGAAGTCGTGGAGGACAGCATAAAGAATCCGATCTCCGGATTGGAGGACATGGCAGCAGACATCTGCAAGCGCCTTCTGGTCCATCATGAGTATGCCCAGACCGCGGATGTATCCATCTATGCCGAGTATTTCCGCAGCAATGTCACCCCCCTTGGGAAGCCCACTTTCGAATCCTACGGCCTGATGGCTGGTGGGCACATCGAGAGGGACGGCGTTCTGCTGAAGAAGATCGGGGTGGAAGTCATAGGTATGACCGCATGCCCCTGCGGACAGCAGACCGTGACCGAGATGCTGGACTACAATGGCGACATGCCGGTCATGACGCACAACCAGAGGAATGTCTGCTCGGTCGTCATGGAGCTGCCTGATAACGTCTCGGTGGAGGCCGACGATCTCATAGACATCATTGAAGATTCGTTTTCCTCTCCCACTTTCGAGCTTCTGAAGAGGCCGGATGAAGGCCAGGTCATAATCAACGCTCACAGGAAGACTAGGTTCGTGGAGGACGTGGTCAGGTGCGTGCTTGAGCGCATAGTGGCTAAATATCCGGACCTTCCGGATGACGTCTTCGTCGATGTGACCAGCGAATCTGAGGAATCCATCCACAAGCACAACGCATTCGCCGAGAGGGAAGCGACTCTGGGCGAGCTCCGCATGGAGAATCAGTGAACAAACCTCGGGCCCCGATCGGGGCTCGATTGTTTTCTCGCGTGACGCTTTCGCGGTCGAATTTTTTTTTCATTCGAATTTTTCGAGGACTATGTCCATAACGGACATGTCGTTTACGTATACGCCCTCGGGGCATTCGAGGTCGTCCAGGCATCCTACCCAGTAGACCACCAGACCCGGGCCGAAGAGCTGGGTGTACGGCACTAGCTGCTTCCTCGAATTGAATCTGAATTCCGTGTTGTCGCCGAAGGAAGCTTTGCTCTCGACCCAGCAGATTTTGTGCCCTTCATAGATCACCGGTTCGTCCAAGAGGCAATCCGGCGTCTTAGTTGCGTCGATCCCGCGGAGATCGTTTTCAGTGCGATACCCTATGCCTTGGCCGTCC is part of the Candidatus Methanomethylophilaceae archaeon genome and encodes:
- a CDS encoding SCP2 sterol-binding domain-containing protein; protein product: MTMEQELQALIDKFHRKVESDPELKKELMPIKKTLNINLGEEKYSMKIENAHISEFKPELLEKSDLTLETTVENLRALMNGTLRPMKAYVLKKIKVKGKLDDLMFLKKFF
- a CDS encoding GTP cyclohydrolase I FolE2 — protein: MALKCDLQYGRGEAGFKLTRVGVKGVRKPVIVKRDGVGRALNNALNCSIDITVDLPASQKGSHMSRNVEVLNEVVEDSIKNPISGLEDMAADICKRLLVHHEYAQTADVSIYAEYFRSNVTPLGKPTFESYGLMAGGHIERDGVLLKKIGVEVIGMTACPCGQQTVTEMLDYNGDMPVMTHNQRNVCSVVMELPDNVSVEADDLIDIIEDSFSSPTFELLKRPDEGQVIINAHRKTRFVEDVVRCVLERIVAKYPDLPDDVFVDVTSESEESIHKHNAFAEREATLGELRMENQ
- the rnhB gene encoding ribonuclease HII: MMRCGVDEAGRGSVMGPLVVGAVFAESDDALLDIGVKDSKKLTPKKREEMYGKIIDAVPGWSVSIASAADIDRLRETISLNEIELRMFCEAVSKHPTDAIIADCPDINEEGFSARFSAALGGMKEVTAKHKADDTYPIVSAASIIAKVTRDRMMEDIRKEFGQDIGSGYPSDRDTMEFIERWIKENGKAPKEVRCSWEPVRAMLSKRYNTKLSDW